One window of the Rhodothermales bacterium genome contains the following:
- a CDS encoding 2Fe-2S iron-sulfur cluster-binding protein codes for MTKVTIDDQVIELDGSPRLLQHCLDSGAEIPHFCYHPAMSAPANCRQCLVEVGMPQMDRETRKPVVGEDGKPVIQFMPKLQTSCTMDVADGMVVRTHRTSELVRRAQKDNLEFLLINHPLDCPICDQAGHCPLQNQTYKYGPEGSRFEFRKVAKPKHIDLGPRVVLDGERCINCTRCTRFTQEISKSNQLTIIERGVRNYPMTPPGVEFDEPYSMNVIDICPVGALTSKDHRFKARIWEMSRTASISTVNAKGSNCWYYVKDNQIMKVTPRTNMDVNEFWLADEDRLDYRTFNENRPAGPTVNGAPASWEAAFQAAGALLKGLDGKRIAFIGSAYATTEDNWLLAQLADAVGADVPSYLPHVEPGHGDGWLRTDDRTPNSQGCERLGFSALDASVFTARLRAGDFDAVYVLEDDPVAAGVCSVDDLASVKVILHEYNTTNQTLPAAHVTLPAATAVETVGTFVNCDGHAQRLRPAKAIKGINRTLAMEIGKSRADLHGTPYDRWYNEQNMVDCEPGWVSLPAVAAELGIEMNWKGPKAIMAALSEANPAFAGATYEAMGDHGFRLAEVGQTTT; via the coding sequence ATGACCAAAGTCACCATTGACGACCAGGTAATTGAACTGGACGGCAGTCCGCGGCTGCTGCAGCACTGTCTGGACAGCGGGGCGGAGATTCCTCATTTCTGCTATCATCCAGCCATGTCGGCGCCCGCGAATTGCCGGCAGTGCCTCGTTGAAGTCGGCATGCCGCAAATGGACCGGGAGACCCGTAAGCCGGTCGTCGGAGAAGACGGCAAGCCCGTCATCCAGTTCATGCCCAAATTGCAGACCAGTTGCACCATGGACGTGGCGGATGGCATGGTTGTCCGCACCCACAGGACCAGTGAGCTTGTACGGCGTGCCCAGAAGGACAACCTGGAATTCCTGCTCATCAATCACCCGTTGGACTGCCCCATCTGTGATCAGGCCGGCCACTGCCCCCTCCAGAACCAGACCTACAAGTACGGCCCGGAAGGATCCCGATTCGAATTCCGGAAGGTGGCCAAGCCGAAGCACATTGACCTTGGACCCCGCGTGGTGCTGGACGGTGAGCGCTGCATCAACTGCACGCGCTGCACGCGATTCACACAGGAGATCTCGAAATCCAACCAGTTGACCATTATTGAACGGGGCGTCCGGAATTACCCCATGACCCCGCCCGGAGTCGAGTTCGACGAACCGTACTCCATGAATGTGATTGATATCTGCCCGGTCGGCGCATTGACGTCGAAGGACCACCGCTTCAAGGCCCGCATCTGGGAAATGAGCCGGACCGCTTCCATTTCGACGGTCAACGCAAAGGGCTCGAATTGCTGGTACTACGTCAAGGACAACCAGATCATGAAGGTCACGCCGCGGACCAACATGGACGTGAACGAATTCTGGCTTGCGGACGAGGATCGGCTGGATTACCGCACATTCAATGAAAATCGCCCTGCCGGACCCACGGTCAATGGCGCACCGGCTTCATGGGAAGCTGCCTTCCAGGCCGCTGGAGCCCTTTTGAAGGGCCTCGATGGCAAGCGCATTGCCTTCATCGGATCGGCCTACGCAACGACGGAAGACAACTGGCTGCTGGCACAGCTTGCGGACGCCGTCGGTGCCGACGTGCCATCCTATCTTCCGCACGTGGAGCCCGGGCATGGAGACGGATGGTTGCGCACGGATGATCGTACACCCAACAGCCAGGGCTGTGAACGGCTCGGATTCAGTGCCCTGGATGCCTCGGTGTTCACGGCCCGCCTGCGGGCCGGCGATTTCGACGCGGTCTATGTCCTCGAAGACGACCCGGTAGCAGCCGGTGTGTGTTCAGTGGACGATCTTGCTTCCGTCAAGGTCATCCTGCACGAATACAACACCACCAACCAGACACTCCCCGCGGCCCATGTGACGCTGCCGGCAGCGACGGCGGTAGAGACCGTTGGTACGTTCGTGAACTGTGACGGACACGCCCAGCGCCTCCGCCCTGCCAAGGCCATCAAGGGAATCAACCGCACGCTCGCCATGGAAATCGGAAAGAGCCGGGCGGACCTGCATGGTACGCCGTACGACCGGTGGTACAACGAACAGAACATGGTGGATTGCGAGCCCGGATGGGTCTCCCTACCTGCCGTGGCCGCCGAGCTGGGTATTGAAATGAACTGGAAAGGCCCGAAGGCCATCATGGCCGCTTTGTCGGAGGCCAACCCGGCCTTTGCCGGAGCCACCTACGAGGCCATGGGAGATCACGGATTCCGTCTGGCCGAGGTGGGCCAGACCACCACTTGA
- a CDS encoding M23 family metallopeptidase: protein MIAILTLLLTTYGTGDVLPPKDTECFDQTFCIETLERDGTITLEASLLVSWDITMSVHLELVNLRSTESMPLVRTVSADRKAPLVELQVDNPDEPWSYSFNFSWVTGSATAVHAASVTYALPFERGTSWLVGQGYNGQATHRGKYALDWAMPEGTAVRAARGGMVVSVEADFRTGGLDDELKGQANHVSIQHDDGTIGTYVHLRHGGVEVEEGMHVREGDLLGWSGGTGYASGPHLHFEVYTVNDDLTRTTIPVEFRTRGRSAEMLIEGRTYGH from the coding sequence ATGATTGCCATCCTGACGTTGCTGCTCACGACGTACGGCACCGGGGACGTCCTCCCGCCCAAGGACACCGAGTGCTTTGACCAGACGTTCTGCATTGAGACGCTGGAGCGGGATGGCACCATCACGCTGGAGGCGTCGCTCCTGGTCTCGTGGGATATCACGATGTCCGTTCACCTCGAGTTGGTCAATTTGCGCTCGACAGAAAGCATGCCCCTGGTGCGTACCGTCTCGGCCGACCGGAAGGCTCCACTGGTCGAACTTCAGGTCGACAACCCGGATGAACCGTGGTCCTACTCGTTCAATTTCAGCTGGGTTACCGGTTCGGCAACGGCGGTACATGCCGCCAGTGTAACGTATGCCCTTCCGTTCGAACGCGGTACGTCCTGGTTGGTGGGACAGGGATACAATGGCCAGGCCACGCACAGGGGCAAGTACGCACTGGATTGGGCCATGCCCGAGGGGACCGCCGTGCGGGCGGCACGAGGCGGAATGGTCGTTTCGGTCGAGGCAGACTTCCGCACCGGAGGCCTAGACGATGAACTCAAAGGGCAGGCCAATCATGTTTCCATACAGCACGACGATGGAACGATTGGAACATACGTTCACCTTCGACACGGCGGCGTGGAGGTGGAAGAAGGCATGCATGTCCGCGAAGGCGACCTGCTGGGTTGGTCCGGGGGCACCGGATACGCATCCGGACCCCATCTCCATTTCGAGGTCTATACGGTCAATGATGACCTCACACGGACCACCATTCCCGTGGAATTCCGGACTCGTGGCCGGTCCGCCGAAATGTTGATTGAAGGCCGGACGTACGGTCACTGA
- the nuoF gene encoding NADH-quinone oxidoreductase subunit NuoF, translating to MASKAGDWRSYKRVILPPVKDLHRLEVYEEQGGYAAWKDVLTSDKWDPTSVTNEVKKSNLRGRGGAGFPTGLKWSFMPPVNPDIPRFLCCNADESEPGTFKDRQIMEYNPHLLFEGMLIACYAMSIKTAYLYVRGEYADWISQMERELEKAYAKGYLGENILGSGFSTDIVIHKGAGAYICGEESSLMNSLEGKRGYPRVKPPFPAQKGIWGYPTTINNVETLACAPLIIARGGDWYAGIGAQTAPGPLLYGISGHVNRPGVYEFPTGMLITDLLDEVAGGMRGGKKLKALVPGGSSTPVLRADMLDGVTMDPDGLREAGSMLGTAGMLFMDEDTDMVSFLRRITHFYAHESCGQCTPCREGTGWLENIVTRIDEGEGNLRDLDLLIDLCTQMEGRTICALADAAAWPVRYTVTRFREEFEAKCKPSLVATGV from the coding sequence ATGGCATCGAAAGCAGGCGATTGGCGCTCCTACAAACGGGTCATCCTTCCTCCGGTGAAGGATCTGCACCGCTTGGAGGTCTACGAGGAGCAGGGCGGTTATGCGGCCTGGAAGGACGTCCTCACGTCGGACAAATGGGATCCGACGTCGGTCACCAACGAGGTGAAGAAGAGCAATCTCCGCGGACGCGGCGGTGCCGGATTCCCGACGGGGCTCAAGTGGTCCTTCATGCCCCCGGTCAACCCGGACATTCCCCGGTTCCTGTGTTGCAATGCGGATGAATCCGAGCCCGGTACGTTCAAGGACCGGCAGATCATGGAGTACAATCCGCACCTGCTCTTCGAGGGCATGCTGATAGCGTGCTACGCCATGAGCATCAAAACCGCGTATCTGTATGTCCGTGGAGAGTATGCGGACTGGATCAGCCAGATGGAGCGGGAGCTCGAGAAGGCCTATGCCAAGGGGTACCTCGGGGAAAACATCCTTGGATCCGGCTTTTCGACGGACATAGTCATCCACAAGGGAGCAGGTGCCTACATCTGCGGTGAGGAGTCGTCCCTCATGAACTCGCTCGAAGGCAAGCGAGGCTATCCGCGGGTAAAACCCCCGTTTCCGGCCCAGAAGGGCATTTGGGGATATCCGACGACCATCAACAATGTGGAGACCCTGGCCTGTGCCCCGCTCATCATTGCGCGTGGAGGCGACTGGTACGCCGGGATCGGTGCCCAGACAGCGCCAGGGCCACTGCTGTACGGTATTTCCGGGCACGTAAATCGCCCTGGTGTCTATGAATTCCCTACGGGCATGCTGATTACGGACCTCCTCGACGAGGTGGCCGGTGGCATGCGAGGAGGAAAGAAATTGAAGGCGTTGGTTCCGGGCGGTAGTTCCACACCGGTTCTTCGGGCCGACATGCTGGATGGCGTGACGATGGACCCGGACGGGTTGCGTGAGGCCGGATCCATGCTGGGAACGGCTGGCATGCTGTTCATGGATGAGGATACGGACATGGTCTCATTCCTCCGTCGGATAACACACTTCTACGCGCACGAAAGCTGTGGCCAGTGCACTCCCTGCCGGGAAGGAACGGGTTGGCTGGAAAACATCGTGACGCGGATAGATGAGGGAGAAGGCAACCTGCGCGACCTCGATCTCCTGATTGACCTCTGTACACAGATGGAAGGCCGGACCATATGCGCCCTTGCCGATGCCGCCGCCTGGCCGGTCAGATATACGGTGACGCGCTTCCGGGAAGAATTCGAAGCCAAGTGCAAACCGTCCCTGGTGGCGACCGGTGTTTAA
- a CDS encoding DUF4920 domain-containing protein — MTRFAFVLFLLLPFMGGCADTAVETPPVLFAAYDVFGQEFDQAEIMPVQQVASQPSDFMGTPVKVSGMITEVCQGRGCWMTLQVSDTQLVRIVMPRDEHDQYLFTLDKGISGRRAIVHGTLDESTLAEFEAPMHMDDASENHHAEEGGDHHADDASPELHITASGVLVEKLASNEDTI, encoded by the coding sequence ATGACCCGATTCGCTTTCGTTCTCTTCCTCTTGCTGCCATTCATGGGCGGTTGCGCAGACACGGCCGTGGAGACACCGCCGGTTCTGTTTGCTGCCTATGATGTGTTCGGCCAGGAGTTTGACCAGGCCGAGATCATGCCCGTCCAGCAGGTAGCGAGCCAGCCTTCGGACTTCATGGGGACGCCGGTCAAGGTGTCCGGAATGATCACGGAAGTCTGTCAGGGACGCGGCTGCTGGATGACCCTCCAGGTCTCCGACACGCAATTGGTCCGCATCGTAATGCCCCGCGACGAACACGATCAATACCTGTTCACGCTGGACAAGGGCATTTCCGGACGCCGCGCCATTGTTCATGGTACATTGGACGAGTCGACACTGGCCGAATTCGAGGCCCCCATGCACATGGATGACGCCTCCGAAAATCACCACGCGGAAGAGGGGGGAGATCACCATGCAGACGATGCCAGCCCTGAACTCCATATTACGGCCAGCGGCGTGCTGGTTGAAAAGCTTGCGAGCAACGAAGACACGATCTGA
- the nuoH gene encoding NADH-quinone oxidoreductase subunit NuoH, protein MELAWYWTALIAFAIVNFLLVSASVLVYAERKVSGYMQNRPGPNRVGPFGFLQPFADVLKLVFKENIVPVLANPFIHSLAPMLMVVIAMGAGALIPFAHNVVIADMDVSVLVLLALTSISVYGVTLAGWSSNSKYSLLGGLRSSAQMISYELSMGLAVLSVVLIAGSLSLTTIVEDQAGGWGFFGWNIFRNPIGAILFIVTAFAETNRAPFDLPEAEQELVGGYHTEYSGMKFGMFFLAEYVNFFIASFVIVTLFFGGYMLPFEPLILSTFPALVDSAWLTVLQLLSILVKAGFFAFVFIWVRWTLPRFKYTQLMTLGWQYLLPISLVNALLMAAILAFTS, encoded by the coding sequence ATGGAACTCGCCTGGTATTGGACGGCACTCATTGCCTTCGCCATCGTCAACTTTCTGCTGGTATCGGCATCCGTCCTCGTGTATGCCGAGCGCAAGGTCTCAGGATACATGCAGAACCGGCCCGGACCGAACCGGGTGGGTCCATTCGGCTTCCTTCAGCCGTTCGCGGACGTGCTGAAACTCGTCTTCAAGGAGAACATCGTCCCGGTCCTGGCCAATCCATTCATCCATTCTCTGGCCCCCATGCTCATGGTGGTCATTGCCATGGGTGCGGGCGCGCTCATTCCTTTTGCCCACAATGTGGTCATCGCCGACATGGATGTGAGCGTCCTGGTCCTGCTGGCGCTGACGTCCATTTCCGTCTACGGGGTTACCCTTGCGGGCTGGAGCTCCAACAGCAAGTATTCGCTGCTCGGTGGCCTGCGGTCCTCCGCCCAGATGATCTCCTATGAGTTGTCCATGGGGCTTGCGGTCCTGTCCGTGGTCCTGATTGCCGGGTCGCTGAGTCTCACCACCATCGTCGAAGACCAGGCAGGCGGATGGGGCTTCTTCGGCTGGAATATCTTCCGGAATCCCATCGGGGCCATCCTGTTCATTGTCACCGCGTTCGCGGAAACCAACCGGGCGCCGTTCGACCTGCCGGAAGCCGAACAGGAGTTGGTCGGAGGGTACCACACGGAGTACTCGGGCATGAAGTTCGGCATGTTCTTCCTGGCGGAGTATGTCAACTTCTTCATCGCATCGTTCGTGATCGTTACGCTGTTCTTCGGCGGGTACATGCTGCCGTTCGAGCCCCTCATCCTGAGCACGTTCCCTGCGCTTGTTGACTCGGCATGGTTGACGGTCCTTCAGTTGCTGTCCATCCTGGTGAAAGCAGGATTCTTCGCCTTCGTATTCATCTGGGTACGGTGGACGCTGCCCCGGTTCAAGTATACCCAGCTGATGACACTCGGCTGGCAGTACCTGTTGCCCATCTCCCTGGTCAACGCCCTTCTCATGGCAGCCATCCTCGCATTCACGTCCTGA
- the rpe gene encoding ribulose-phosphate 3-epimerase, with amino-acid sequence MPILAPSILSADFGRLASECRAVVEAGAEWLHIDVMDGHFVPNITIGPLVVEALRPLANETGALLDVHLMIEHPERYVDAFVAAGADYVTVHVEACTHLHRTVQQIRDAGARPGVTLNPATPLHALDEILEDVDLVLVMSVNPGFGGQSYIPSSTDKIRRLRARLDEAGSKARLEVDGGVKPDNVAEVVGAGADVVVAGSAVFGGSGDIAGNVRALMDALGAR; translated from the coding sequence ATGCCCATCCTGGCTCCGAGCATTCTGAGTGCCGACTTCGGCCGCCTCGCGTCCGAATGCAGGGCCGTGGTGGAAGCAGGAGCCGAGTGGTTGCACATTGATGTGATGGACGGACATTTCGTGCCGAATATCACGATTGGCCCACTTGTGGTGGAAGCCCTTCGGCCGTTGGCCAACGAAACGGGTGCATTGCTCGACGTGCATCTCATGATCGAGCACCCGGAACGGTATGTGGATGCGTTTGTCGCGGCCGGGGCCGATTATGTGACGGTCCACGTGGAAGCCTGCACCCATCTCCATCGCACCGTGCAGCAAATCCGTGATGCCGGGGCCCGCCCGGGCGTTACGCTCAATCCGGCGACGCCGCTCCATGCACTGGACGAGATCCTCGAGGATGTGGACCTGGTGTTGGTCATGTCCGTGAATCCCGGATTTGGCGGTCAATCCTACATTCCGTCGTCGACCGACAAGATCCGTCGTCTCCGTGCACGTCTTGACGAGGCAGGATCGAAGGCCCGCCTGGAAGTGGATGGCGGCGTGAAGCCGGACAACGTGGCAGAAGTCGTCGGCGCCGGCGCCGACGTGGTGGTCGCCGGGAGTGCTGTTTTTGGCGGATCGGGTGATATTGCCGGCAACGTCCGCGCACTGATGGACGCCTTGGGCGCCCGCTGA
- a CDS encoding NAD(P)H-dependent oxidoreductase subunit E — protein MADFIKHPVVELPERQPDPVFTPDELVFTADETKQIQTWISRYPTADGAIMRVLWLAQEKFGYLPPEVIQLVADAVEVPYAKVYGVATFYTQYFKEKKGTYVLDVCTCFSCHLCGGYDMLHHLEKKLGIHKGETTPDGLFTIQEAECLGACGSGPMLQVTNGPYVHNLTEDKLDALVDALKEHRMPAFESVTLPQDEDEMGGNRRSDVTATETYSVRPFSDTLK, from the coding sequence ATGGCTGATTTCATCAAGCATCCCGTCGTGGAGTTGCCGGAGCGCCAACCCGATCCGGTATTCACGCCGGACGAACTCGTGTTCACGGCGGACGAGACGAAGCAGATCCAGACCTGGATTTCGCGTTACCCCACGGCCGATGGGGCCATCATGCGTGTACTCTGGTTGGCCCAGGAGAAATTCGGGTATCTGCCGCCTGAGGTCATCCAGCTGGTTGCCGATGCCGTGGAGGTCCCCTATGCCAAGGTGTACGGTGTCGCCACGTTCTACACACAGTACTTCAAGGAGAAGAAAGGCACGTACGTCCTGGACGTATGCACGTGTTTCTCATGTCATCTGTGTGGTGGATACGACATGTTGCATCACCTGGAGAAGAAGCTGGGCATCCACAAGGGTGAAACGACGCCTGACGGACTGTTCACCATCCAGGAAGCCGAATGCCTTGGCGCCTGTGGATCGGGCCCCATGCTCCAGGTGACGAACGGTCCGTACGTGCACAATCTGACCGAGGACAAGCTGGACGCTTTGGTGGATGCGCTCAAGGAGCACCGAATGCCGGCCTTTGAGTCGGTAACGCTCCCCCAGGACGAGGATGAGATGGGCGGAAATCGTCGCAGCGATGTCACCGCCACCGAAACCTACTCCGTCCGTCCCTTCTCCGACACGCTCAAATAG